A region from the Triticum urartu cultivar G1812 chromosome 1, Tu2.1, whole genome shotgun sequence genome encodes:
- the LOC125515504 gene encoding serine/arginine repetitive matrix protein 1-like isoform X1, which produces MLQNHRHRPSCPSYHAARTTMVTGQHPSRELRPRASRLPPPRPPPRHPRPPLDRRRRTPTSSTGEGAAKTPSFRPKQVPTAGAAGSQIWAGKTPAASRAAATRDTRSGTSKSRRRRVREAPLPPPHGALAIHQPAEPHQSTRGAATSSRFMRHDGHRGGGRAYCCRAAISASPRRRRGSHPRPVPTAALAAGGEDDRPPPSPQAHTATAPPVTPSLQTNRRAARRQHHAPARGVDPRQPHHAGGRGCPAADRPLPGRPPWRRRGRREEGRGDRRRRRKPSLHKDICRFAGTVPNATTTGDIDSMAMYAGQSVGLITEIVPAREVVKRLVAEAQRVIGEKLSGFPKSSE; this is translated from the exons ATGCTGCAGAACCACCGCCACCGACCGTCATGCCCAAGCTACCACGCCGCCCGCACGACCATGGTAACCGGCCAACATCCGAGCCGCGAGCTCCGCCCACGAGCATCGCGCCTCCCACCACCGAGGCCGCCGCCCCGGCATCCGAGACCACCCctcgaccgccgccgccgcacaccGACATCGTCAACAGGTGAAGGGGCAGCAAAGACCCCCTCTTTCCGCCCCAAACAAGTTCCTACCGCAGGAGCGGCCGGCAGCCAGATCTGGGCAGGGAAAACGCCGGCGGCCAGCCGTGCTGCAGCCACCCGAGACACCCGATCTGGCACCTCCAAATCGCGGCGACGGCGAGTCCGGGAGGCACCCCTGCCTCCCCCTCACGGCGCCCTTGCCATTCACCAGCCAGCCGAGCCACACCAGAGCACAAGAGGAGCCGCCACCAGCAGCCGATTCATGCGCCACGACGGCCATAGAGGAGGGGGTCGAGCATACTGCTGCCGCGCCGCCATCTCCGCCAGCCCGCGCCGGAGAAGAGGCAGCCACCCACGACCTGTGCCGACCGCAGCCCTTGCCGCCGGAGGAGAAGACGACCGGCCACCGCCGTCGCCCCAGGCACacaccgccaccgcgccgcccgtCACGCCGTCGCTGCAGACGAACCGCCGTGCCGCCCGGCGTCAGCACCACGCCCCGGCCCGGGGTGTTGACCCGCGCCAACCCCACCACGCGGGAGGACGAGGATGCCCCGCCGCCGACCGGCCTTTGCCCGGCCGGCCCccctggcggcggcgagggaggagggaggaggggaggggagaccggcggcggcggcggaaacCATCTTTG CACAAGGATATATGCCGGTTTGCTGGTACTGTTCCTAATGCGACAACAACAGGCGATATCGATAGCATGGCCATGTATGCTGGCCAGAGTGTTGGGCTAATCACCGAGATTGTACCAGCAAGGGAAGTTGTCAAGAGGCTAGTCGCTGAAGCACAGCGCGTCATTGGAGAAAAGCTTTCTGGTTTCCCCAAATCATCAGAGTAG